The genomic interval GAAAAAGTTTTTCTTTCAAAGAAAGAACTTTTTTCCAACTTTTTTATAGGGCGTATAATTTTGTTTTTATATATCTCTTTTTGTTTGACAGATACAATTTTTTCAAGAATACTCATAAGCTTAATAATTTTTTTAGAATATTCTTTGCTTTTCCACTTTTTAATGAATGCTTTGCTTTATCATAATTGTTTTCAAGACTATCTTGATTTAATAAACTTAATGCAAACGTAGCATTTGTTAGAACGACTTCATTTTGAGCTAAAGTCCCTTCTCCAGATAAAACACTAATAAATATACGAATATTTTCTTCTGTATTTTTACCTCCTTTCAATTCAGTGGGGTTTACTTTAATCTTTTTATTTCCTATTTCTAATTCTTTTATGGAGTAAAATCGTTCCCCTTTTGGGGTGTAACATTTTACATCACTAGTAAGTGTGATTTCATCATAACCATCTAAACTGTGAATAATAGCATAATTATTTTTCGTATTTTGATACATATAATGATATATTCTTGCTAATTCTAAGTTATTGACTCCTAACAATTGATTTCTTGGTTTTCCTGGATTTAATAATGGACCAAGTATATTAAAAATAGTTTTAACTCCTAGTTCCTTTCTTACCCCAGATATTCTATTCAATACAGGATGAAATGTAGGAGCATGTAAATAACAAATTCCTACTTTATCCAATTGATTTTTCAAATTTTCTTCTTTGTTAGTAAAATGATACCCTAATCCTTTTAAGATGTTTGAAGACCCTGTGATAGAAGAAGAACTAAAACTTCCATGTTTGATTACTTTTTCTCCTGTTCCTGCTACTACAAAACATGCTAAAGTAGAGATATTAAAAGTATTTTTTCCATCTCCGCCTGTTCCTACAATATCGACAGCATTAAATTCTGTAAGGTTTACTTTTATAGATAGCTCCATGATAGCTTGTCTAAAACCGACAATCTCTTCTAAAGTGGGTGGTCTCATATTATATATAGTGGCTATCGCTACTATTTGTGTTTGATTAATTCTACCTTTTGATAATTCTATAAAAAGATTTTTCGCTTCTTGTTTTGTTAATGTTTTTTCTAAAAAAAGATTTTTTAATATTTTATTATTCATAATAAATTTAAATTCAGCCAATTATCTATTATTTTTTCCCCATATGGAGTTAAAATAGATTCTGGATGAAATTGTACTCCACACACATCATAAAATTTGTGACGTAAAGCCATAATTTCCCCTTTTTTTCCAATAGCTGTTATCTGAAGTTCTTCAGGAAAATTATGTGGAGATATAATCCAAGAATGATAACGTCCGACTTTAATCTCTTTAGGTAATTTTTGAAATAAAATCTCTTGTGTATCTACAATTTTAATTAAACTAGATATTCCATGATAAACCTCTTTTGTATTCAGAAGAGTAGCTCCAAACACTTCTCCTATTGCTTGTTGACCTAAACAAACTCCGAAAATACTTTTTGTAGAAGCAAAAGCTTTTACTAAAGGTTTTAAAATATGTGCTTCATCAGGTATTCCAGGTCCTGGAGAAAGAATAATTTTATTATATTTTTCTATATCCGATAGTTTAATTTCGTTATTTCTAGATACTTGTATCGGATTTGTTGTTAATTTTTTTACAGCATGTACAAGATTATAAGTAAAAGAGTCATAATTATCCAAAATCAGTATTTTATTCATAATACTTCATATATTTTTAGCTAATTCTATAGCTTTAAATAAGGCCATAAGTTTGTTATTTACCTCTTCTAACTCTTTTTCTACTTTAGAGTCAGAAACAATCCCTGCGCCAGCTTGAAAAAATAGAGTATTATTTTTACTCACAAAAGAACGAATGACTATGGCCGTATTAATACAAGAATTATTTAATCCAAAAAAACCAATTGCCCCTCCATATATTCCTCTATGTTGATTTTCAATTTTATCAATTAATTCCATCGCCTTATATTTAGGGGCTCCAGAAAGAGTTCCTGCAGGAAAAGTGTCTCCAAATACTTTTATAATTGAGATATTATTATCTATCTTACCAGATACTTTAGACACCATGTGTAATACATGAGAAAAAATTTGTATTTCTTTGAATTTTTCTACTTTAACATTAGAAGAATTTTTACTGAGATCGTTTCTTGCTAAATCTACTAACATGACATGTTCGGCATTTTCTTTTGGATTACTTGAAAGATTTTCGGATAGATTTTTATCTTTATCTTCATCTCCTGATCTCCGTATTGTTCCTGCTATTGGATTAATATAAGCTATTTGGTTATGAATAATGAGTTGAGATTCTGGAGAAGAACCAAATAATTTATAATTTCCATAATCAAAATAAAAAAGATATGGGGAAGGGTTTATAAATCTTAAAGCACGGTATACATTAAACTCATCTCCTTTAAATTTCTGTTGAAATTGACGAGATAATACAATTTGAAAAACATCTCCACGTAAACAAGCTTTTACTCCTAAAGATACCATTTTTTTGTATTCTATATCTGTTACATTTGAATAACGACTTCCAATAGATTTAAATGGAAAAGATGAAAAATTTTTCTTTTTTATTAATTCTATCAATTGATTCATGAAAGTTTTTTTTTCAATATCATAAAACTGATGTTCAATTACATATATCTCATGATGAAAATGATGAAACACAATTAAGTTTCGATAAAAACCAAGTCGTATTTTAGGAATATTATATATTTTATTAATTGGGGCATGAAATTGAATATTTTCAAAATATTGAATACTGTCATAAGACATGTAACCGTATAATCCTGAATAAAAATAAGTTATACTTTCGTTTTCAAATTTTTGAAAAAAATCCTCAATTAAAATTTGTATATCCAATTTATCATTTATAAAAATGTCTTTATGAACACAATTAGGATATGATATTCGCAGTACATTTTGATCTAAAATAAGTTCAGAAATAGGATCAATACAAAGAATAGAAGAATTATTTTTGGAAATTTGGTAATCAGAATATTCTAATAATAATGTATTAGGAAAAATATCTCTTAGTTTTAAATATAATTCTATTGGTGTAGCACTATCAGCCAAAATTTTTTTCTGAATAGTTCTAAAATTAAATTTAAACATGGCTTATGGTATTTTGACTATGATATGATAAAAAGACTGTCATAAAGAAAAAAACAAGTCTTTAAAATATTGTTGACACAATACTAATTGAAGAATACCATTTTCATTAGAAATGACATTTACATCATGCAAATGTAAATAAATTTTTTCTATTTTTAGATATTAATTATAAATAGTGCAATTTATAATTCGATTATATGAAAATATTTATTTTTACTTGCTTCCTTTTTGTATATCATAATATGGAAGAAAAAATGATAAAAATGCACATTAATGAAAAAAAAACCGAAACAGAAAATATTGAATTTTATCATCCGACTTATCAGGATTACAAATTTTGGACAGAAGAAAAAAATCTAAAAAAAATTTTTTTAGAAAAGCCTTTTTCTATAAAAAAATATTATTCTCATAATTTCTTTAAATATGACAATATCGGGTTTTTTTTCAGTAATGAAAAAGATTTATTTATTCCTAGATACGAAAAATTAATGAAAGAAAATTTTAATGCAAATATGCCTAAAAAAATGTTTTTTTTTAAGGATCCTTTTTTTTATCGTGAAAAAATTAAATATTTTGATGTAAAAACTCCTTTTTCTGAAATTTTTTACATAAGTGATTTTTTAAAAAAAGAAAAAACATTAGGCGGTTTTTTTTCTCAAAATTTTGATGAAAAAAGTAATTATTCCGTAGAATATAGAAATTTTCATTTAGAAAATGAGCTTGATTTAAAAAAAAGTAAAGATTTATTATTAACCACCTTTAATTATCAAAATCAAAATGATTATAATTATAAATTGTGGGGACATTATATTTATCAAAAATTTGATACGAAAGAAAAAGAAGAAATCCCAAAATGGGATATTAGAAATTATAAAAATGTTTTTTTTTATCATAAAAAATTAATTCATACTAGATTTTATATAAGTCTTCTTCAAAAAATTTCTTATATAAAAGAAAAAAACAGATCATTATTTTTAAAAACTTATATGGAATACGAAAAATATTCCAACGATCATTCATTTATAGATTTTAAAGGAAAAAAAATCAATCATTCTTACTTAAGAAATGGTTTATTTTTAATTTTTAATCGAAAAAAAATCAGCGTAGAAATGGGGGGTATTTTTGATAAAATATATTATCAATTATTTAATGATAGTATTAGTAAAAATAAAGATATCAATAATTTGTCCATACAAACCAAAATCTATTATCCTATTAATAATGTTGTTGAATTTTATTCAAACGGAAAATGGGTTATAGAAAATTATAATATTAAAAAGTCCTATTTGAAGGGGGATATTATGTTAAATGCGTTTTTATTTTCAAAATTTTGGTTGCTAACTCAATTGAGTCTAGATGAAAATGATAATATAATCTACAATAATTTTATTCCTATTCATGTTTTAAGAAAAAATCAAGATAGTTATAATAAGAATATATTTTTTTTTGATAGAGAAAAAACAATGAATTTTTCCTTAAGTTCTTACGAAAAAAAATATTGTGTTTCTTTTTATATATCTAAATTGAATCATTCTTTTCAAGATCAAGATCAAGAAGAAGAAATGAAGAAATTTTTATATCGTAAACATATTCAATTATATGGATTTAAAATCAAAACGACATATGATATATGGAAATTTCAATTAAATAACATTTTATTATATCAACAATATGATGCTGATCCATTAGTTTTTTCTATCCCAAATTTTTTATTGAGAAGTACAATATTTTATAAAAATAATTACTTTCATAAAGCTTTATTTATCCAAACAGGGCTTTCTTTTCATTATTTTAGTAAATTCTATCATCAAAAAGCATCTTATCCTTTTAATTTTCAAACTTTTTCTTTAGATGAAAAATATGTTCCTAATAAAATTATTGGAGGAATTCCTTTTGTGGATTATTTTTTTAATTTTAAAATATATAGAACTATATTTTATTTTGGTATCCAAAATATAAATATAGGATTTTATGATGTTTATAATTCTCATAATAATAAACTATTTATTAAAACAGGTTTTTCGTGGAATCTTTTTACTTAATGAAAAACTATAAAAAAAAATGTAATTTTATTTGTCAAAAGTTAATAAAAATGAAAAAATTTTTTTATTTTGTATTATTCTTTTTGATGTCATTATTTTCTTTTTCACAAGAAAATAAGAAAGAAAAAGTAACAGAGAATGTGATTGAATATATTAAAAAATATGCTGTTTTTGCGATTGAAGAAATGGAAAAATTTGGAATTCCAGCAAGTATTAAATTGGGTCAAGGGATTTTGGAATCTTCTAGTGGAAAAAGTTCTTTATCCAAAGCGACAAATAATCATTTTGGAATTAAATGTGGAAAAAATTGGATAGGAGATGTTTATTATCATGATGACGATCTTCCTAAAGAATGTTTTAGAAAATATAATTCCGTGCAAGAATCTTTTCATGATCACTCTAAATTTTTACAGCAACCACGTTATTATAAATTGTTTTTTCTTAAAAAAAATGATTATCAAGCTTGGGCTACGGAACTAAAAAAAGCAGGTTACGCGACATCTTTAAATTATGCAAATTTGTTAATTGATCAAATTGAAAAATATTGTTTATGGAAGTTTGATCAAAACACTACTTCTAGTATAGAAAAAAGAATCGATCAATATTTGAATTATATAAAAAATAAAAATCAAGATTCGTTTTTCAAAATTCTTAGTAAAAAGCTCCGTTTTTTTATAAATTTTTTATCATTCAAAAAAATTGAATAGTGTGAAAATAAATCATTCTTCGAATTATAAAATTTATTGAATATATGAATCCTAATAATTTAAGGTATAGTAAAAATCATGAATGGATAGGTATGCTAAATGAAAAAAATCAAACTTATGTAGGGATAACTCATTTTGCTCAAAATGAGTTAGGAGACATTGTTTATTTAGACATAGAAGATTCCATTATAGGAAAAAAAGTAAAAGCAGAAAATTCATTTGGAACAATAGAAGCGGTAAAAACTGTTTCAGATTTATTCATGCCAGTTTCGGGTTATATTCTTGAAATTAATAATAAATTATCTTCACAACCAGAACTAATTAATAAAAGTTCTTATAGTGAAGGGTGGATTATTCGAATAGAAATTATAGACATCAAAGAATATGATAAATTAATGTCTTCAAAAGAATACCAAAAATATATACAGGAACAGGAATCTAATTAATCATGAAATTATTGAAAGAATATGAAAGAACAAAATATTTTTGATTTTCTTGATGATAAAAAAATTTCAGATAAAATAATTGATTTTAACCATAAAAATATTACTAAAGTTCGTTTTTTAATTCCTTCTATTCATTGTAATTCTTGTGTTTTCATTTTAGAAAGATTACCCAAGCTACATAAAAATATTTTTGATTCTACTATTGATTTTTACAGTAAACAAATTTGGATTACATTCAATAATATTGAACTTAAACTGAGTGATATAGCTAAATTACTTGATAGTATGGGATATAGACCTTCGATTAATTTTGAATCGATAGAAAATAAAAAAAATAATACGAATTTATTAAGTCGAAAATTAATAGGAAAACTAGCTATTTCTTTTTTTTGTTTTGGCAATATTATGCTTTTAGCTATACCGGAATATGTTGGTGCTCAAGAAGATATATGGTTTATGGAAAATCGTAATTTTTTTCGTTATTTAATGGTAATCTTATCTTTACCTGTAGTCATATTTTCTTTTACTGATCATATTAAATATGCTATATTAGGATTGAAAAAACATGTTTTGAATATCAATGTTCCAATTTCTATTGGAATATTGGTTCTTTTTTTATGGAGTTGTTATGAGGTTTTTTTTGATTTAGGTTCTGGTTATTTTGATAGTCTTTCTAGTTTTTCATTATTTCTACTTATAAGTAAAATATTTCAAATACATACTCATAATAAAATTTTATCTTTTGATAAAAATTACAAATCTTTTTACCCAGTTTTAATAACAAAAATACATAGAGATGAAAAAAATGAAAAAGAAGAAAAAATTTTGCTTTCTTGCTTGAAAGAAGGTGATCATATTTTAATCAGAAATGAGGAAATTGTTCCTGCTGATTCTGTATTAATAAAAGGAAATGCTGTATTAGATAACAGTTTTATTACAGGAGAATCCTATTTAATTCCTAAAAAAATAGGAGAACGAATCTATGCTGGTTCTAAACAAAAAGGAGAAGCTATTATTATAAAAGTGATCAAAAATGTAGATCATAGTTATTTAAGTTTATTATGGAATAAGAATAAATTTAACCAGTTTCGTAGTAAAAAATTATTTGACTTGAATTCAATATCAACTAGATTTAGTCAATATTTTACTCCTATTATTTTGATAATTTCAATCATAACTGGAATATACTGGTCTTTTAGTAATGACGTTACAAAAATTTTTCAAACAGTTTTTTCCGTTTTGATTATTACTTGTCCTTGCGCTTTAGTTCTTTCTGCTCCATTAATTTTTGGAAATATTATACGTTTTTTTTCTAAAAAGGGTTTTTATGTGAAAGATATTTTCACAATGGAAAGAATGTCTTCAGCTAAAACTTTAATTTTTGACAAAACTGGAACTATAACTGATCCCAATAAAGAAAAAATATCTTTTGTAGGAAAGATGAAATATGAAGAAAAAAAAATTGTAGCTTCTTTATTAAAAAATTCAATTCATCCTTTAAGTAAAAAAATATTATCAGAATTAACTATAAAAGATTTTTATCTTATAAAAAATTTTAGGGAGATCATAGGGAAAGGATTAGAAGGAATCATAAAAGATATACCGGTAAAAATTGGTTCTTCAAAATATTTAGGGATTACAAAGAAAATAATTAATGAAAATAAAGAGAGTCAAACAACAGTTTTTATTTCTATAAATAATAAATTCGTAGGTTATTTTTTATTTAGAAATTGTTATCGTGAGGGAATAGAAAAAATGTTTCAAGATTTAAAAGAATATAAAATTATTATCCTTTCTGGAGATCATAATGATTTAGAAAAAAAATATTTACAGTCGATTTTACCAAAATCAAGTCAAGTTTTTTTTAGTCAAAGTCCAGAAGATAAACTGAATTATGTTAAAAAATTACAAAAAAATGGAGAAGAGATTATGATGTTTGGAGATGGAATTAATGATTGCGCTGCGTTAAATCAAAGTGAAGTAGGAATTTCTGTATCCGAAAACCCAACTAGTTTTTTTCCAAATTGTGATGCTTTTATGCAATCTAATTGTTTGAATAAAATTTTTTTATTTTTGAAGATATCTAAAGTCTCTGCAAAATTAGTATTTTGTAATTTTATGATCAGTTTATTTTATAATAGTGTAGGAATCTTATTTGCAATTACCGGGAATTTAAGACCTTTTATCGCGGCTATTTTGATGCCTTTAAGTTCTCTTTCTGTTATTTTTTTTTCTATTCTATCTACTTGGATCATTTCACGTAAATTTTAGTTGATTATGTTTATGGATATATTAATTATT from Blattabacterium cuenoti carries:
- a CDS encoding anthranilate synthase component II; its protein translation is MNKILILDNYDSFTYNLVHAVKKLTTNPIQVSRNNEIKLSDIEKYNKIILSPGPGIPDEAHILKPLVKAFASTKSIFGVCLGQQAIGEVFGATLLNTKEVYHGISSLIKIVDTQEILFQKLPKEIKVGRYHSWIISPHNFPEELQITAIGKKGEIMALRHKFYDVCGVQFHPESILTPYGEKIIDNWLNLNLL
- the gcvH gene encoding glycine cleavage system protein GcvH, which codes for MNPNNLRYSKNHEWIGMLNEKNQTYVGITHFAQNELGDIVYLDIEDSIIGKKVKAENSFGTIEAVKTVSDLFMPVSGYILEINNKLSSQPELINKSSYSEGWIIRIEIIDIKEYDKLMSSKEYQKYIQEQESN
- a CDS encoding heavy metal translocating P-type ATPase; translated protein: MKEQNIFDFLDDKKISDKIIDFNHKNITKVRFLIPSIHCNSCVFILERLPKLHKNIFDSTIDFYSKQIWITFNNIELKLSDIAKLLDSMGYRPSINFESIENKKNNTNLLSRKLIGKLAISFFCFGNIMLLAIPEYVGAQEDIWFMENRNFFRYLMVILSLPVVIFSFTDHIKYAILGLKKHVLNINVPISIGILVLFLWSCYEVFFDLGSGYFDSLSSFSLFLLISKIFQIHTHNKILSFDKNYKSFYPVLITKIHRDEKNEKEEKILLSCLKEGDHILIRNEEIVPADSVLIKGNAVLDNSFITGESYLIPKKIGERIYAGSKQKGEAIIIKVIKNVDHSYLSLLWNKNKFNQFRSKKLFDLNSISTRFSQYFTPIILIISIITGIYWSFSNDVTKIFQTVFSVLIITCPCALVLSAPLIFGNIIRFFSKKGFYVKDIFTMERMSSAKTLIFDKTGTITDPNKEKISFVGKMKYEEKKIVASLLKNSIHPLSKKILSELTIKDFYLIKNFREIIGKGLEGIIKDIPVKIGSSKYLGITKKIINENKESQTTVFISINNKFVGYFLFRNCYREGIEKMFQDLKEYKIIILSGDHNDLEKKYLQSILPKSSQVFFSQSPEDKLNYVKKLQKNGEEIMMFGDGINDCAALNQSEVGISVSENPTSFFPNCDAFMQSNCLNKIFLFLKISKVSAKLVFCNFMISLFYNSVGILFAITGNLRPFIAAILMPLSSLSVIFFSILSTWIISRKF
- the trpD gene encoding anthranilate phosphoribosyltransferase, producing MNNKILKNLFLEKTLTKQEAKNLFIELSKGRINQTQIVAIATIYNMRPPTLEEIVGFRQAIMELSIKVNLTEFNAVDIVGTGGDGKNTFNISTLACFVVAGTGEKVIKHGSFSSSSITGSSNILKGLGYHFTNKEENLKNQLDKVGICYLHAPTFHPVLNRISGVRKELGVKTIFNILGPLLNPGKPRNQLLGVNNLELARIYHYMYQNTKNNYAIIHSLDGYDEITLTSDVKCYTPKGERFYSIKELEIGNKKIKVNPTELKGGKNTEENIRIFISVLSGEGTLAQNEVVLTNATFALSLLNQDSLENNYDKAKHSLKSGKAKNILKKLLSL
- a CDS encoding anthranilate synthase component I family protein, which produces MFKFNFRTIQKKILADSATPIELYLKLRDIFPNTLLLEYSDYQISKNNSSILCIDPISELILDQNVLRISYPNCVHKDIFINDKLDIQILIEDFFQKFENESITYFYSGLYGYMSYDSIQYFENIQFHAPINKIYNIPKIRLGFYRNLIVFHHFHHEIYVIEHQFYDIEKKTFMNQLIELIKKKNFSSFPFKSIGSRYSNVTDIEYKKMVSLGVKACLRGDVFQIVLSRQFQQKFKGDEFNVYRALRFINPSPYLFYFDYGNYKLFGSSPESQLIIHNQIAYINPIAGTIRRSGDEDKDKNLSENLSSNPKENAEHVMLVDLARNDLSKNSSNVKVEKFKEIQIFSHVLHMVSKVSGKIDNNISIIKVFGDTFPAGTLSGAPKYKAMELIDKIENQHRGIYGGAIGFFGLNNSCINTAIVIRSFVSKNNTLFFQAGAGIVSDSKVEKELEEVNNKLMALFKAIELAKNI
- a CDS encoding glycoside hydrolase family 73 protein, encoding MKKFFYFVLFFLMSLFSFSQENKKEKVTENVIEYIKKYAVFAIEEMEKFGIPASIKLGQGILESSSGKSSLSKATNNHFGIKCGKNWIGDVYYHDDDLPKECFRKYNSVQESFHDHSKFLQQPRYYKLFFLKKNDYQAWATELKKAGYATSLNYANLLIDQIEKYCLWKFDQNTTSSIEKRIDQYLNYIKNKNQDSFFKILSKKLRFFINFLSFKKIE
- a CDS encoding putative porin, with product MHINEKKTETENIEFYHPTYQDYKFWTEEKNLKKIFLEKPFSIKKYYSHNFFKYDNIGFFFSNEKDLFIPRYEKLMKENFNANMPKKMFFFKDPFFYREKIKYFDVKTPFSEIFYISDFLKKEKTLGGFFSQNFDEKSNYSVEYRNFHLENELDLKKSKDLLLTTFNYQNQNDYNYKLWGHYIYQKFDTKEKEEIPKWDIRNYKNVFFYHKKLIHTRFYISLLQKISYIKEKNRSLFLKTYMEYEKYSNDHSFIDFKGKKINHSYLRNGLFLIFNRKKISVEMGGIFDKIYYQLFNDSISKNKDINNLSIQTKIYYPINNVVEFYSNGKWVIENYNIKKSYLKGDIMLNAFLFSKFWLLTQLSLDENDNIIYNNFIPIHVLRKNQDSYNKNIFFFDREKTMNFSLSSYEKKYCVSFYISKLNHSFQDQDQEEEMKKFLYRKHIQLYGFKIKTTYDIWKFQLNNILLYQQYDADPLVFSIPNFLLRSTIFYKNNYFHKALFIQTGLSFHYFSKFYHQKASYPFNFQTFSLDEKYVPNKIIGGIPFVDYFFNFKIYRTIFYFGIQNINIGFYDVYNSHNNKLFIKTGFSWNLFT